Part of the Ficedula albicollis isolate OC2 chromosome 24, FicAlb1.5, whole genome shotgun sequence genome is shown below.
aattGCTTCTATCACCTCTGGAATGCTCTGCAAGAGCAATGTATTTCCCTCGTGTTCTTCTTAATCCCCtgttattttcattataaatttAATTAAGCTCTTGTAGAGAACATTCCATGACACACGAgctgagttttgtttttctgctgaattGTGTGCCagttggatttcttttttcctgggtaaatatttcaaatgacACCGAGCAGGGGAGACATTTGCTGAATCAATACAGTTGAaactgcagggaaggagctgcacaGGAAGGTCTGAGCATCCCAAGAATTCCTTCCAGCCAGGCCTTTCCTCCTGGACAAAATTAGGGAATATCAGGGGAAGGTAAATGCCAAgcttttttaatgttcttttttgCGGTTGCAAtaaaaaagtcaattttttaCACTCCCTGCAACCCAAAATGTCAccagcatttcatttcataacctgcccagctccccactTCTTCAATGacaaatgttaaaaatgaatCATTTcattacaatttattttaaatgatatCTAAAGGCTTTGCTGCCAAAGCATCGCGAAAAACTGGGTTTGAATACAGCACACATCAATACTTGAGgttaatataaaatgaaaacaaaattagtaGAGTTTGGGCTTTTTAACCTGTTTAATCTCACATTATCAGGCAACAACAGctcccctgcagagctggggctgtttgtttttatttcagcctCTTCCCAGCTCGAGGCCATGACAAGTCACAGCAGGCACGTTTGGGGACCCTCAggagccacagcagggctggcagagctgctcaccaGCACTTCTCACTGTCCCAGGGGCAGCAAATCCACCACCACCATGTTTTTCACAGCAGTGATCAAGCTCTGGGacattttcctgaaggaaacCAGGATTATTTCCCCCCAGAGACACGACTCAGACCTTGACCTGTGAGCAGCCAGATGTGGTGTGTGATTATTCTGGATtttctgttccctgtgctgcatCCATTTCAATGCTCTCTACCAgtgatttttccttcctgccttgttttatttaattcttgTTACAGAAAGGAGATGTCAGGAAATCTGACACattgctgtgccagcagcaggtgacaaTCTCACGATTCAAttcccacctgtgccagggccatTTTACACCAATTTTCTCTGTAGGGAAACATggaataaaagcaataaaagctgTGGAagatgtgtgtgtgctgtgcacagcttcagcactgcctgcaggaaCAGGGGCTGCATAAATCCCTGCTCAGGAAGGATTCAGTAGGAAAGCACTGCCCGAATATCACCGAGCCAAAACATTCTAGAGGCTTGGAAAAGAACTTGTCATCATATAACTCCATTTTCGTTCACTCTCTTAGTGCTCACGCTTAACAACCTCCATTCAAAAAGGGGGAATATTTCCTGTAATCAGCAGGTGACAGGACAAGGTGCGTTAAGCCTGATGTGGCAAAGCTGCAAATCCCAGAGCTGACAGATTCACAGATCCGTCCTTGCCGGGCTGAGCCTGGGAACCTTGGGGTCGTTCGGGGtcctgttcccagctctgctgcccgaggcctccctgccctggagcagggcgACGACGCTGTCCCGCTGGTGCCTCACGGCCAGCTGCAGGGCCGTGCAGCCCGTCATGTCCTCCACGTCCAGCAGCGCCCCGGCCTTCAGCAGCGTCTTGATGATGGCCATGTTGCCCTTGAGCACGGCCAGGTGCAGCGGCGTCCAGCCCACCTTGTTCCTGGCGTTGACGTCGGCCCGGCCCTGCAGGAGGCGGATGACGCTGAGGAAGGAGCCCCTGAGCACGGCGAAGTGCAGCGGGGCCCAGTGCGAGCGCTCGGCCGCGTTGGGGTCGGCGCCGCAGCGCAGCAGCTCGCTGACCACCGGCTCGTCCCCGTAGCGCGTGGCCAGGTGCAGCGGCGTCCAGTCCATGCTGCCCTTGGCGTCCAGCCGGGCGTGGCTGCCCTTCAGCAGCCGGATGATCTCCAGGTGCCCCTTGAAGGAGGCCAGGTGCAGCGGGGTCCAGCCTTTGTCCGTCCTCAGCTCCACGTTGGCGCCGTATTTGATGAGTTTCTCGCAGATCAGGTACTTCCCCCTGACCACGGCCAGGTGCAGGGCGCTGTAGAGGTTCTGGTCCAGGCTGTTGACGGAGATGCCGTTCTTCAGCAGGTACTGCACCACCCTGAACTTGCCCCTCTCCACGGCCACGTGCAGCGGCGTCCTCAGGTTCTTCTGCTTCCTCTCCAGGTCGGCTCCCTGGCTGGCCAGCAGCTTGACCAGGCCCACGTGCCCGAAGCAGGCGGCCACGTGCAGGGCGGTTTTCCCATCCACCTCCTGCACGTTGGGGTCGGCCTGGCGGGACAGCAGCACCCTCGCCACGTTCTCGAAGTCGTTCTGCGCCGCCAGGTGCAGCGGCGTCCAGCCGtcgcgcccccccccccccccccccccccccccccccccccccccccccccccccccccccccccccccccccccccccccccccccccggcgtCCAGCCGTCGCGCTCCTGCGCGTTCACCCGGGCCTGGTGGTCCAGCAGCAGCCGCACCGTGCGGTCGTCGCCGTGCTGGGCCGCGAAGTGCAGCGGGCTCCAGCCGTCCTCGTCGGCCGCGTTGGCCAGGGCGccgtgctccagcagcagcccgcaccccccccccccccccccccccccccccccccccccccccccccccccccccccccccccccccccccccccccccccccccccccccccccccccccccccccccccccccccccccccccccccccccccccccgggtgcAGCCGCCGCCCGCCGCGCTGTTGACGCCGGCCCTGCGGCCCAGCAGCGAGCGCACCTTTGGTGGGAAACAGAGGGGGTGGGCGGGAAGGCCTCACGGTAACTTAACTGCCTCTGAGCGCGGGGTTTGTAAAAACAAATAGAAGCGATAACAAGTTTTGATATAGGAAAAAGAGTGCTGAGCCGGTCTTGCTGGGTGACTAGAAGGCAACGAGTAAATGAGTAGGAATAGTGAGTGGGGTTTTTAAGACTctgagcaaaggataaatccacctcaaacaaaagatgttttcagcaagcaaaaagattttcgCCGGCAAAAAAGAAAGCCGGTGTTGCAAACAGagaaaagatctcagaattttcctctGCGGAAGAACTGAAAAGCAACTTCTAGCTCAAACTGTAACACGCTTTTTGTGATTAAAATATAGTAATGTGAATATGGTAATGTTAGTAGGTGTGATAGGCTATAGGTAATAGTAAAAGTATTAATTGGTTGTCATGCTTTAAGATGCTCTGCAATGAAAAGATTATAATGCATTGTAACCAGAACTAAAGTTGGCTTCAGACAAACCCACAGCTGTGGCTAGAAGAGCTGTGGGCTGAGCTCTTGTCACCCAGGACCTGTGAATTGCTGTAtcatttaaatacaataaacagcattttaaagatcCACCTAAAGCTCCATCCCTGTCTCGGTCTCACCTTGCCCACGTTGCCCTGCAGGACCATCAGGTGCAGCAGGGTCAGGCCGTTCTCCcgctccctgcccagctcctcgggctccctgcacagggctggggcaggaacctcctgctcctccttccctaAAGCCAGGAACACACGCAAAACGGGGAGAAAGAGTGACAAACTCCCCGAAGGGAGGGACAGTGTTGCAGTGTGGTTTTTATTAATGGCATGTTTTGTTATTGCCCAAGATAATGGTTTAGTTTAAAATTAtccttttttactttcttaattTATTCTGAATTACTTGTCAATTTTG
Proteins encoded:
- the ANKK1 gene encoding ankyrin repeat and protein kinase domain-containing protein 1 yields the protein MGAERGRQLGSLTVFSREDFEEDWLGVASGGFGHVYQVKHRRWRTVYAVKCSPFLLQDASTDRTSMNCLMEEASKMEKIKFQHIVTIYGVCNSPLGIVMEYMARGSLERILPTHRMSWQLKFRVIHEMGLAMNFLHSMSPPLLHLDLKPGNVLLDGNMHVKISDFGLSKWMEQSSRMQYIESSALRGTLSYIPPEMFLQNSKPPGIKYDVYSFGIVIWEVLMQKKPYAGANMMAIIVKVAAGKRPGLELVRDDWPGECHQMLDLMKRCWDQDPKQRPSFADIPVETDVLLALIQSLVQDPENERLVRKMSHKPPISRSQQGDKEEFAFPQDTRSGGKEEQEVPAPALCREPEELGRERENGLTLLHLMVLQGNVGKVRSLLGRRAGVNSAAGGGWCGLLLEHGALANAADEDGWSPLHFAAQHGDDRTVRLLLDHQARVNAQERDGWTPLHLAAQNDFENVARVLLSRQADPNVQEVDGKTALHVAACFGHVGLVKLLASQGADLERKQKNLRTPLHVAVERGKFRVVQYLLKNGISVNSLDQNLYSALHLAVVRGKYLICEKLIKYGANVELRTDKGWTPLHLASFKGHLEIIRLLKGSHARLDAKGSMDWTPLHLATRYGDEPVVSELLRCGADPNAAERSHWAPLHFAVLRGSFLSVIRLLQGRADVNARNKVGWTPLHLAVLKGNMAIIKTLLKAGALLDVEDMTGCTALQLAVRHQRDSVVALLQGREASGSRAGNRTPNDPKVPRLSPARTDL